In one Denitratisoma sp. genomic region, the following are encoded:
- a CDS encoding alkaline phosphatase family protein, with amino-acid sequence MIRPDYEGGSIVNLMRSLGDACGAQPPLPHAPLRDAIVSRGDTARHIVLLVVDGLGYHYLQRHGTGGHLHNHLRARLTSVFPSTTASAVTTYLTGLAPQQHALTGWHMYFSELDAIAAVLPLRPRGPGEFDAPPGTLPQRLFGHAPFVDRIARRSIFVSPQAIAGSAFNLYHSGRAEVRGYQTLAELFGQMTAAIRESAEPTYLYAYYPELDSLSHIYGADSPQVAAQFAALDEAFGTFLAAIAGSDTVVLACADHGFIDSPPERQIDLAQHPDLAATLARPLCGERRVAYCYVRPEQASRFEGYVREVFAGRMDLFTGHELIEQGWYGPGAADPRLASRIGDYVLVMRENWTLLDWVEGEKRYRQLGVHAGVSADEMYVPLMAAHCAR; translated from the coding sequence GTGATCCGTCCAGACTACGAGGGCGGCAGCATCGTCAACCTGATGCGTTCGCTCGGCGACGCCTGCGGCGCACAGCCTCCCCTGCCCCATGCGCCGCTGCGCGACGCAATAGTCAGTCGCGGCGATACGGCGCGACACATCGTGCTGCTCGTGGTCGACGGCCTCGGCTATCACTACCTGCAGCGCCACGGCACAGGCGGTCATCTGCACAATCACCTGCGGGCCAGGCTGACCTCGGTCTTTCCGTCCACTACCGCCAGCGCGGTCACCACCTACCTGACCGGCCTGGCGCCGCAGCAGCACGCCCTGACCGGCTGGCACATGTATTTTTCGGAACTGGACGCCATCGCCGCAGTGCTGCCGCTCAGGCCGCGCGGCCCGGGCGAATTCGATGCGCCGCCCGGCACCCTGCCGCAACGCCTTTTCGGCCATGCGCCGTTTGTCGATCGCATCGCGCGGCGCAGCATATTCGTCTCCCCGCAAGCCATCGCCGGCTCGGCCTTCAATCTTTACCACAGCGGCCGCGCCGAGGTGCGCGGCTACCAGACCTTGGCCGAGCTGTTCGGGCAGATGACCGCAGCCATCCGGGAGTCGGCCGAACCCACCTACCTCTACGCCTACTACCCGGAACTCGACTCGCTGTCGCACATTTATGGCGCCGACAGCCCGCAGGTCGCCGCCCAGTTCGCCGCGCTGGACGAGGCCTTCGGCACCTTCCTCGCCGCCATCGCCGGCAGCGACACCGTCGTGCTGGCATGTGCCGACCACGGCTTCATCGATTCCCCGCCCGAGCGCCAAATCGACCTGGCGCAGCACCCTGATCTCGCGGCGACGCTGGCCCGGCCGCTGTGCGGCGAACGCCGCGTCGCCTATTGCTACGTCAGGCCGGAGCAGGCGTCCCGCTTCGAGGGCTATGTGCGCGAGGTCTTCGCCGGGCGCATGGATCTTTTCACCGGCCACGAACTGATCGAGCAGGGGTGGTACGGCCCCGGAGCGGCGGATCCCCGGCTGGCCTCACGCATCGGCGACTACGTACTGGTGATGCGCGAGAACTGGACCCTGCTGGACTGGGTGGAAGGCGAAAAACGCTATCGCCAGCTCGGCGTGCACGCCGGCGTCAGTGCCGACGAGATGTACGTGCCGCTGATGGCCGCGCATTGTGCCCGATGA
- a CDS encoding YSC84-related protein → MASNRIRLVLGWALALLFATNAWAASREEIDAEVRQAVKEFYKHTSAGKELSQKAAGMLVFPSVVKAGIGVGGEYGEGSLLIGGKPVAYYNIAAASIGFQLGAQARSQIILFMTENALSKFRNSEGWKAGVDGSVALATLGAGGAIDTETAKKPIIGFIFSNKGLMYNLTFEGSKITKIDR, encoded by the coding sequence ATGGCATCGAATCGGATTCGACTGGTTTTGGGCTGGGCGCTTGCGCTCCTGTTTGCGACGAACGCCTGGGCGGCGTCCCGAGAGGAAATCGATGCCGAGGTGAGGCAGGCGGTGAAGGAGTTCTACAAGCACACCAGTGCCGGCAAGGAGCTGTCGCAGAAGGCGGCAGGCATGCTGGTGTTTCCCAGCGTGGTGAAGGCCGGCATCGGTGTCGGCGGCGAGTACGGTGAGGGATCGCTGCTCATCGGCGGCAAGCCGGTGGCCTATTACAACATCGCGGCGGCCTCTATCGGTTTCCAGCTGGGCGCCCAGGCGCGCAGCCAGATCATCCTGTTCATGACGGAGAATGCCTTGTCGAAATTCCGCAACAGCGAAGGCTGGAAGGCGGGCGTCGACGGCAGCGTGGCGCTCGCCACGCTGGGTGCGGGCGGAGCGATCGACACGGAGACGGCGAAGAAGCCGATCATCGGCTTTATCTTCTCGAACAAGGGGCTGATGTACAACCTGACCTTCGAGGGGTCGAAGATCACCAAGATCGACCGCTAG
- a CDS encoding YbhB/YbcL family Raf kinase inhibitor-like protein, with amino-acid sequence MPLTLTSSAFSPGRHIPVEYTCEGDDRSPPLAWIGTPAGTKSLVLIVDDPDAPDPAAPRMTWVHWVLYNLPPDCSGLPEGAAALPAGTREGLNDWKRTGYGGPCPPIGRHRYFHKLYALDTMLPDLGRPEKARIEQAMQGHILAQTELIGTYQKRQ; translated from the coding sequence ATGCCCCTGACGCTGACTTCCTCCGCGTTTTCCCCCGGCCGCCACATCCCCGTTGAGTACACCTGCGAAGGCGACGACCGCTCGCCGCCGCTTGCCTGGATCGGTACGCCTGCCGGAACGAAAAGCCTCGTCCTGATCGTCGACGATCCAGATGCCCCCGACCCTGCCGCACCACGCATGACCTGGGTGCATTGGGTGCTCTACAATCTGCCGCCGGACTGCAGCGGTTTGCCTGAAGGCGCCGCTGCCTTGCCTGCGGGCACGCGCGAAGGCCTCAACGACTGGAAGCGTACCGGCTACGGCGGCCCCTGCCCGCCGATCGGTCGGCATCGCTATTTCCACAAACTGTATGCGCTCGACACGATGCTGCCCGACCTCGGCCGGCCCGAGAAGGCACGGATCGAGCAGGCCATGCAGGGCCACATCCTGGCGCAGACAGAACTGATCGGCACATACCAGAAGCGCCAGTAA
- the nfi gene encoding deoxyribonuclease V (cleaves DNA at apurinic or apyrimidinic sites) gives MRIRQRHAWDLAPKEAMALQARLATEIVLRDEFGPVRQIAGVDVGFEDNGATTRAAVAVLAFPSLQLVTSVIARKPTCFPYVPGLLSFREVPAVLAAMEQLDALPDLLLCDGQGIAHPRRLGIASHLGLLLDVPSIGVAKTRLVGKHDEVPDIRGAWVPLRDGNETIGAVLRTRQGIKPLYISPGHRIGLESAIAWVMACLTRYRLPETTRWAHRLASEKRKNPREP, from the coding sequence ATGAGGATCCGCCAACGCCACGCCTGGGACCTAGCGCCCAAGGAGGCGATGGCGCTGCAGGCGCGCCTCGCCACGGAAATCGTCCTGCGCGACGAGTTCGGCCCGGTCCGCCAAATCGCCGGCGTGGATGTCGGCTTCGAGGACAACGGCGCCACCACGCGCGCCGCCGTCGCGGTGCTCGCCTTCCCGTCGCTGCAGCTGGTAACCTCGGTTATCGCGCGCAAGCCGACTTGTTTCCCCTATGTGCCGGGGCTGCTCTCCTTCCGTGAAGTGCCGGCCGTCCTGGCTGCCATGGAACAACTCGATGCCCTGCCGGACCTCCTGCTCTGCGACGGACAAGGCATCGCGCATCCGCGTCGGCTGGGCATCGCCAGCCACCTTGGCCTGCTGCTTGACGTACCTTCCATAGGCGTAGCGAAGACACGCCTGGTCGGGAAGCACGATGAGGTGCCGGACATACGCGGCGCCTGGGTACCGCTCCGGGACGGAAACGAGACCATCGGCGCGGTGCTGCGCACCCGGCAAGGCATCAAGCCGCTGTACATCTCGCCCGGCCACCGCATCGGCCTCGAATCGGCGATCGCCTGGGTCATGGCCTGCCTGACCCGCTACCGTCTCCCCGAGACGACACGCTGGGCGCACCGGCTGGCGTCCGAGAAGCGGAAAAATCCTAGAGAGCCTTGA
- a CDS encoding radical SAM protein translates to MADHSRDSAGLTYVYPVVSRRAGGVSVGINLNPNNACNWRCIYCQVPDLRRGSAPPIELAQLERELRGFIDVLLHGDFMGLRVPEGMRQIVDIAFSGNGEPTSAKEFPLAIELAGRVRREAGLEGTVALRLITNGSLVGRSRVQDGLRRLGELGGEAWFKVDAGTAEGYSRINNVELSPASVARNLHLCAMLCATWVQTCAFAIDGEGPTEEEVSAYLDVLKLAGIEKLAGVHLYGLARPSTQPEASRLSRLPEEKLEAIAGRLRAMGLSVRTSP, encoded by the coding sequence GTGGCAGATCACAGCAGGGATAGCGCCGGGCTGACCTATGTCTATCCTGTTGTTTCGCGCCGTGCGGGCGGCGTGTCGGTCGGCATCAACCTGAACCCCAACAACGCCTGCAATTGGCGTTGCATCTACTGCCAGGTGCCCGATCTCAGGCGCGGCTCGGCGCCGCCGATCGAACTGGCGCAACTGGAGCGTGAACTGCGCGGCTTCATCGACGTCTTGCTGCATGGTGATTTCATGGGCTTGCGTGTTCCCGAGGGGATGCGGCAAATCGTCGATATCGCCTTCTCAGGCAATGGTGAACCGACCTCGGCGAAGGAGTTTCCCCTCGCGATCGAATTGGCCGGCAGGGTGCGACGGGAGGCGGGGCTCGAGGGTACCGTGGCACTTCGTCTCATCACTAACGGCAGCCTGGTGGGCCGCAGCCGGGTACAGGACGGCTTGCGCCGACTGGGGGAATTGGGCGGGGAGGCTTGGTTCAAGGTCGATGCGGGAACCGCTGAAGGCTATAGCCGCATCAATAATGTGGAATTATCGCCGGCATCGGTAGCGCGCAACCTTCACCTTTGCGCGATGCTGTGTGCGACCTGGGTGCAAACCTGCGCATTCGCCATCGACGGCGAGGGGCCGACGGAGGAAGAAGTGTCGGCATATCTCGATGTGCTCAAGCTGGCCGGCATCGAGAAGCTGGCTGGGGTGCACCTCTACGGGCTGGCGCGTCCATCGACACAACCGGAAGCGAGCCGGCTATCGCGTCTGCCGGAAGAAAAACTGGAGGCGATTGCCGGCCGCTTGCGTGCGATGGGGCTGAGCGTTCGCACCAGCCCCTGA
- a CDS encoding GNAT family N-acetyltransferase, translating into MADYPQHLVHPHRLFDGSEVVIRPIRPEDAAIEQAFVRGLSDDSRYNRFMGQLRELAPRKLQYMTTIDYDQHMALIATVQREGREVEIGVARYVVTPGSESCEFAIAVDDAWQGTGVAGILMLELMAVARGRGLKTMVGFVLASNHKMLKFCHQLGFECHRELGEGDTISVVKAL; encoded by the coding sequence ATGGCCGACTATCCTCAGCATCTGGTTCACCCGCACCGCCTGTTCGACGGCAGCGAAGTCGTCATCCGGCCCATTCGTCCGGAAGATGCCGCGATCGAGCAGGCGTTCGTGCGCGGATTGTCCGACGATTCCCGTTACAACCGTTTCATGGGCCAGTTGCGCGAATTGGCGCCGCGCAAGCTGCAATACATGACGACGATCGACTATGACCAGCACATGGCGTTGATCGCCACGGTTCAACGTGAGGGCCGCGAGGTGGAGATCGGCGTGGCCCGCTATGTCGTCACGCCCGGCAGCGAAAGCTGCGAATTCGCCATTGCAGTCGACGATGCGTGGCAGGGTACCGGCGTGGCCGGCATCCTGATGCTTGAGCTGATGGCCGTGGCGAGAGGCAGGGGCTTGAAGACGATGGTCGGATTCGTGCTTGCCAGCAACCACAAGATGCTGAAATTCTGCCACCAGCTCGGCTTCGAATGCCATCGCGAGCTGGGCGAGGGCGACACCATCAGCGTCGTCAAGGCTCTCTAG
- a CDS encoding serine/threonine protein kinase has product MDSGQHPYSALTPDVVLNALESVGLQCDGSLLALNSYENRVYQIGIADAKPVVAKFYRPARWSDAAILEEHAFATELQEREIPVVAPLVLADGKTLHAAGGFRFAVFPRRGGRAPDLDRPDTLQWMGRFLGRIHAIGAVTPFRERPTLDIASFGEDSLAYLLANRFLPEDLLAAWQSVAEQALDGVRRCYERAGPVASLRLHGDCHAGNVLWTDDGPHFVDFDDCRMGPAVQDLWMLLSGERAEMTRQLGDVLAGYEDFCAFDTRELHLVEALRTLRLLHYSAWLARRRDDPAFPAAFPWFNTQRYWQDRILELREQVALMDEPPLSA; this is encoded by the coding sequence ATGGACTCCGGCCAGCATCCCTATTCCGCCCTCACCCCCGATGTCGTCCTGAACGCTCTCGAGAGCGTCGGCCTGCAGTGCGATGGCTCCCTGCTGGCCCTCAACAGCTACGAAAACCGCGTCTATCAGATCGGCATTGCCGACGCGAAGCCGGTAGTGGCGAAATTCTATCGGCCGGCCCGCTGGAGCGATGCGGCCATACTCGAGGAACACGCCTTCGCGACCGAACTGCAGGAGCGGGAGATCCCCGTCGTGGCGCCCCTGGTCCTGGCCGACGGGAAAACCCTGCATGCTGCCGGAGGATTCCGCTTCGCGGTGTTTCCTCGCCGTGGCGGCCGCGCCCCGGACCTGGACAGGCCGGATACCCTGCAGTGGATGGGGCGCTTCCTGGGGCGCATCCATGCCATCGGCGCGGTAACGCCATTCCGCGAACGTCCCACGCTGGACATCGCGAGCTTCGGCGAGGATTCCCTCGCATACCTGCTTGCAAACCGATTCCTGCCGGAGGACCTGCTGGCAGCCTGGCAAAGCGTGGCCGAGCAGGCGCTGGACGGCGTGCGCCGCTGCTACGAGCGCGCCGGCCCGGTCGCCTCCCTGCGCCTGCACGGAGACTGCCACGCCGGCAACGTGCTATGGACGGACGATGGCCCGCACTTCGTCGATTTCGACGACTGCCGCATGGGGCCGGCCGTGCAGGACCTGTGGATGCTGCTATCGGGGGAACGCGCGGAGATGACGCGGCAGTTGGGCGATGTGCTAGCCGGCTACGAGGATTTCTGCGCGTTCGACACGCGTGAGTTGCATCTGGTAGAGGCCCTGCGCACGCTGCGCCTGCTCCACTACTCGGCGTGGCTGGCCCGCCGTCGGGACGACCCGGCCTTTCCGGCGGCCTTCCCCTGGTTCAATACCCAGCGCTACTGGCAGGACCGAATTCTGGAGCTGCGCGAGCAGGTTGCGTTGATGGACGAGCCGCCGCTGTCGGCATGA
- a CDS encoding nicotinamidase, with protein MAAEAIRPRTGDALILVDVQLDFLPGGSLAVPRGDEVVPALNRYIAVFRGLTFPVVATRDWHPPDHCSFRAQGGPWPPHCVAGSDGARFAPLLDLPCEARIVSKATAPDKDAYSGFEGTDLDDWLKHAGVSRVFVGGLATDYCVLNTVRDALRLGYAVFLLLDAVRAVDVQAGDGGHAIDEMRRFGAVPIDYGRLTA; from the coding sequence ATGGCGGCTGAAGCGATCCGGCCACGGACGGGCGATGCGCTGATCCTCGTCGACGTCCAGCTCGACTTCCTTCCCGGCGGCAGCCTCGCCGTGCCGCGCGGCGACGAGGTCGTGCCGGCGCTCAATCGCTACATCGCCGTGTTCCGGGGACTGACTTTTCCGGTCGTGGCGACGCGCGACTGGCACCCGCCGGATCACTGCTCCTTTCGAGCCCAGGGCGGCCCCTGGCCGCCGCATTGCGTGGCCGGTTCCGACGGCGCGCGCTTCGCTCCCTTGCTCGACCTGCCCTGCGAGGCGCGCATCGTGTCGAAGGCGACGGCGCCGGACAAGGATGCCTACTCCGGCTTCGAAGGCACCGACCTCGACGACTGGCTGAAGCACGCCGGCGTTTCGCGCGTCTTCGTCGGCGGGTTGGCCACCGACTACTGCGTGCTGAACACCGTGCGCGATGCACTGCGACTGGGCTATGCGGTCTTCCTGCTGCTGGATGCCGTGCGCGCGGTGGACGTGCAAGCGGGCGATGGCGGTCACGCCATCGACGAAATGCGCCGCTTCGGAGCGGTTCCAATCGATTACGGCAGGCTGACTGCATGA
- a CDS encoding transcriptional regulator: MKTETIDAREIRRKLGLNQQQFWSKVGVTQSGGSRYESGRNMPRPVQQLLRLVHVEQIDISKIKRDDWEVVEYLKTSDPELFRSLKKAAKAKPRKGS, from the coding sequence ATGAAAACCGAAACTATCGACGCACGCGAAATCCGGCGCAAGCTGGGGCTCAACCAGCAACAGTTCTGGTCCAAGGTCGGCGTCACCCAAAGCGGCGGTTCCCGTTACGAAAGCGGTCGTAACATGCCCCGCCCGGTGCAGCAACTGCTCAGGCTGGTGCATGTCGAACAGATCGACATCAGCAAGATCAAGCGCGACGATTGGGAAGTGGTGGAATACCTGAAAACCAGTGATCCGGAACTGTTCAGATCCCTCAAAAAGGCCGCCAAGGCCAAGCCCAGAAAGGGCAGTTGA
- a CDS encoding aspartate kinase: MALIVQKYGGTSVGSPERIKNVARRVASWQARGHQVVVVVSAMSGETNRLITLAKEVQSNPDSRELDVIASTGEQVTIGLLSMALMNIGVKARSYTGGQVRILTDSAFTKARIVSIDEGNIKRDLDNGFVVVVAGFQGVDENGSITTLGRGGSDTSAVAIAAALKADECQIYTDVDGVYTTDPRIVPEARRLETVTFEEMLEMASLGSKVLQIRSVEFAGKYKVKLRVLSSLEELGQEGPGTLITFEEDNMMEQPTISGIAFNRDEAKLTVLGVPDRPGIAYQILGPVAESNIDVDMIIQNVGHDGSTDFSFTVPRGEFAKATAILEQVKGHIGARQITGDNKIAKVSVVGVGMRSHVGIASKMFRTLAEEGINIQMISTSEIKISVVIDEKYLELAVRVLHKAFDLDQVPA; the protein is encoded by the coding sequence ATGGCACTCATAGTTCAGAAGTACGGTGGCACCTCGGTCGGCTCACCCGAACGGATCAAGAATGTCGCCCGACGCGTCGCCAGCTGGCAGGCGAGGGGGCATCAGGTTGTGGTGGTGGTTTCAGCCATGAGCGGCGAGACCAATCGTTTGATCACCCTGGCGAAGGAGGTCCAGTCGAATCCGGATTCCCGCGAACTGGACGTCATTGCCTCTACCGGCGAGCAGGTGACGATCGGCCTGCTGTCGATGGCGCTGATGAATATCGGCGTCAAGGCGCGGAGTTATACCGGCGGCCAGGTGCGGATCCTCACCGACAGCGCCTTCACCAAGGCGCGCATCGTCAGCATCGACGAAGGCAACATCAAGCGCGACCTGGACAATGGTTTCGTGGTGGTCGTGGCGGGTTTTCAGGGCGTGGATGAAAACGGCAGCATCACCACGCTGGGACGCGGTGGATCGGACACCTCGGCAGTGGCCATCGCCGCTGCGCTGAAGGCGGACGAGTGCCAGATCTACACCGATGTGGATGGCGTTTACACGACTGATCCGCGCATCGTGCCCGAGGCGCGCCGTCTGGAGACCGTCACCTTCGAGGAGATGCTGGAGATGGCCAGCCTGGGCTCCAAGGTGCTGCAGATTCGCTCGGTCGAATTCGCCGGCAAGTACAAGGTCAAGCTGCGCGTGCTCTCCAGCCTGGAAGAACTGGGTCAGGAAGGCCCGGGCACGCTCATCACTTTCGAGGAAGACAACATGATGGAACAACCGACCATTTCCGGCATTGCCTTCAACCGGGACGAAGCCAAGCTTACCGTTCTCGGCGTCCCGGACCGCCCCGGCATCGCCTACCAGATTCTCGGCCCGGTGGCCGAATCCAACATCGACGTCGACATGATCATCCAGAACGTCGGCCACGACGGCTCGACCGACTTCTCGTTCACGGTGCCGCGCGGCGAGTTTGCCAAGGCGACGGCCATTCTCGAACAGGTCAAGGGCCATATCGGTGCGCGGCAGATCACCGGCGACAACAAGATCGCCAAGGTGTCCGTCGTCGGCGTCGGCATGCGCTCCCATGTCGGCATCGCCAGCAAGATGTTCCGCACTCTGGCCGAGGAGGGCATCAACATCCAGATGATTTCCACGTCGGAGATCAAGATCTCGGTGGTGATCGACGAGAAGTACCTGGAACTGGCCGTGCGCGTGCTGCACAAGGCGTTCGACCTCGATCAGGTGCCGGCCTAA
- a CDS encoding ATP-binding protein: MPPIPSLDAQSLLRRCDPALLDFGTTAELTDSADIVGQSRALDAVSFGIDIKQPGFNLFVLGEPGSGRHAAVRRLLEAKAAGEPAPSDWCYVNNFSDPNRPRLLRVPPGRGDQFKHDMQQFVAELAKAIGAAFESEEYRVRIEAIQEEFKQREENALRELGQESGEKGVALLRTPHGFVFAPIKGEETMGPDEFEKLSDEEKSRIGKLIEEYGERLHKLMHQFPQWRREMQTRIKDASRETMGLAVGHLIEELKERYSDLLNVLEFLDEVMRDVIESGEELREQPKADGDMSGVIVSGSISLARYQVNLLVDNGALKAAPVVFEDNPIYPNLVGRVDSVAHMGTLVTNFSMIKAGALQRANGGYLVLDAAKVLTQPYAWEGLKRALRSAQLRIESLGQVFGFASTLPLEPEAMPLNVKVVLVGERILYYLLKEYDPEFEELFKVGADFESEVARNEPNTRSYGRFLGMLARHYGLRPFDRQAVARMIEHSARLAGDSEKLSASTRRLSDLMQEANHLAGTVGRQVVGREDVEAALAAQRHRAGRLHESMQEQILRDNLLIAVSGGHVGQVNGLAVIDLGDFMFAHPVRITATARIGEGDVIDIERESELGGAIHSKGVMILSAFLAARYARSLPLSLSASLVFEQSYGPVEGDSASLAELCALLSALSSVPIRQSLAITGSVNQYGRVQPIGGVNEKIEGFFDICKARGLTGEQGVIIPQSNVKHLMLREDVVAACTEGKFRVYAVEDADQAVELLTGVPAGEPDAQGLVPEGSINYLVATQLAELTALRQAYAAAGKKRGAAKKAKE, from the coding sequence ATGCCACCGATCCCATCCCTCGATGCGCAGTCGCTCCTGCGCCGTTGCGACCCCGCTCTGCTGGACTTCGGCACCACCGCCGAACTGACCGATTCGGCCGACATCGTCGGCCAGTCGCGCGCGCTCGATGCCGTCAGCTTCGGCATCGACATCAAGCAGCCCGGCTTCAATCTTTTCGTCCTGGGCGAACCGGGCAGCGGCCGCCACGCCGCCGTGCGGCGCCTGCTGGAAGCGAAGGCGGCGGGCGAGCCGGCGCCGAGCGACTGGTGCTACGTCAACAACTTTTCCGACCCGAACAGGCCGCGCCTGCTGCGCGTGCCGCCCGGTCGCGGCGATCAGTTCAAGCACGACATGCAGCAGTTCGTCGCCGAGCTGGCCAAGGCCATCGGCGCCGCCTTCGAGAGCGAGGAATACCGCGTCCGCATCGAGGCCATCCAGGAGGAGTTCAAGCAGCGCGAGGAAAACGCCCTGCGCGAACTGGGCCAGGAATCCGGCGAGAAGGGTGTCGCACTGCTGCGCACACCGCACGGCTTCGTCTTTGCCCCCATCAAGGGCGAGGAGACGATGGGGCCGGATGAATTCGAAAAGCTGTCCGACGAAGAGAAGTCCCGCATCGGCAAGCTGATCGAGGAGTACGGCGAGCGGCTGCACAAGCTGATGCACCAGTTCCCGCAGTGGCGGCGCGAGATGCAAACGCGCATCAAGGATGCCAGCCGCGAGACCATGGGCCTGGCCGTCGGCCATCTCATCGAGGAATTGAAGGAGCGCTATTCCGACCTGCTCAACGTACTCGAATTCCTCGACGAGGTGATGCGCGACGTCATCGAAAGCGGCGAGGAGCTGCGCGAGCAGCCCAAGGCCGACGGCGACATGAGCGGCGTCATCGTCAGCGGCAGCATTTCACTGGCCCGCTACCAGGTGAATCTGCTGGTCGATAATGGCGCCCTCAAGGCGGCACCGGTGGTCTTCGAGGACAACCCGATCTACCCGAACCTGGTCGGACGCGTCGACAGCGTCGCCCACATGGGCACGCTGGTGACCAACTTCTCCATGATCAAGGCGGGGGCGCTGCAGCGCGCCAATGGAGGCTACCTGGTGCTGGATGCCGCCAAGGTGCTGACCCAGCCCTACGCCTGGGAGGGCCTGAAGCGGGCGCTGCGCTCGGCCCAGCTGCGCATCGAATCGCTCGGCCAGGTCTTCGGCTTTGCCAGCACGCTGCCGCTGGAACCGGAGGCCATGCCGCTCAACGTCAAGGTGGTGCTGGTCGGCGAGCGCATCCTGTATTACCTGCTGAAGGAATACGATCCGGAATTCGAGGAGCTGTTCAAGGTCGGTGCGGACTTCGAGAGCGAAGTTGCGCGCAACGAGCCGAATACCCGCAGCTACGGCCGTTTCCTCGGCATGCTCGCACGCCACTACGGCCTGCGTCCCTTCGACCGCCAGGCGGTGGCGCGCATGATCGAGCACAGCGCGCGGCTGGCCGGCGACTCCGAGAAGCTTTCTGCCAGCACGCGCCGCCTCTCCGACCTGATGCAGGAAGCCAACCACCTCGCCGGCACGGTCGGACGGCAGGTCGTCGGGCGCGAGGATGTCGAGGCGGCCCTGGCGGCGCAGCGCCACCGCGCCGGCCGCCTGCACGAATCCATGCAGGAGCAGATCCTGCGCGACAACCTCCTGATAGCCGTTTCCGGCGGCCATGTCGGGCAGGTAAATGGCCTGGCGGTGATCGATCTCGGCGACTTCATGTTCGCCCATCCGGTGCGCATCACCGCCACGGCGCGCATCGGCGAGGGCGATGTCATCGACATCGAGCGCGAGTCCGAGCTGGGCGGGGCGATCCACTCCAAGGGCGTGATGATCCTCTCCGCCTTCCTCGCCGCGCGCTATGCGCGCAGCCTGCCGCTGTCGCTCTCGGCGAGCCTGGTATTCGAGCAGTCCTACGGCCCGGTGGAGGGCGACAGCGCCTCACTGGCGGAACTCTGCGCGTTGCTCTCGGCCCTTTCCTCCGTGCCGATCCGCCAGTCGCTGGCCATCACCGGCTCGGTGAACCAGTACGGCCGGGTGCAGCCGATCGGCGGGGTCAATGAAAAAATCGAGGGCTTCTTCGACATCTGCAAGGCGCGCGGCCTGACCGGCGAGCAGGGCGTCATCATCCCGCAATCGAACGTCAAGCATCTCATGCTGCGCGAGGATGTTGTCGCCGCCTGCACCGAGGGCAAGTTCCGCGTCTACGCCGTCGAGGACGCCGACCAGGCTGTCGAGCTGCTGACCGGCGTGCCGGCCGGCGAGCCGGACGCGCAGGGCCTGGTGCCGGAGGGTTCGATCAACTACCTGGTGGCGACGCAGCTTGCCGAGCTGACGGCGCTGCGGCAGGCTTATGCCGCCGCCGGCAAGAAGCGCGGCGCCGCCAAGAAGGCCAAGGAGTAG